Genomic DNA from Gorilla gorilla gorilla isolate KB3781 chromosome 13, NHGRI_mGorGor1-v2.1_pri, whole genome shotgun sequence:
AAAGCACATTCTCttacacatagtaggcactcagtaagtatctgttgaataagtgaatggatGGAGAGAATTAACTCCATTTTGAACAAATTATCTTTCTGAATGCAACCCTAAAACTTTGCCATTCATATTTCTCAGGAATGTCTCATTTAACTGATAATTTGATTCCTGGCCCATGCATTAGTAAAAGTCATTTTTACATCAAGTTTCTATTTTTAGAGATCCTCTTTCCACAAGTAGAAATGACATAAACCACGCTCGTCtccttagtttattttttttctagagtcCTTAACATGCTACATTAACCTGACAAAGCTTAATCTTGTGTTCGTTTCACAATACATTTCATGCAGTTCACAGCTGTGATTGGTTTTACATTGACATTACACATGTTTCGATTCAGCCATGTGAAAAGAGTAATTCTTAATGGGGTTTGTCTCTGAAAACTGTCCAAGCTTAAATAAGCATATGAGCAGTTCACTCTATTCTTAAGTGCATCTCTCTTTAAAATGCAAGGATTTTTAGTGTAAGAATATAATGTCCCTGTTTATAGTCCATTTGCAACAGAACCACTTCCTTTAGGTTTCACATATCCTGAGGAATCCACTTTTACAAAATTGCATTCaagtatattatttcatttaacattccAGGTTGGGTTTAGGTGCAAGGCTGACCTTCAGCTTTACATCCCCAAATAAATCTTCCATGGACCCAGCCTTCCCAAGACTATTCTTAACATTAGACTCTCTTTTACAATAAACATTCAGCACTAAAGCCACAGAGCAGAGCTATTTGGCATTTTCCAGTGAAGTGCAAGAAGTTAAATAAGTTATGTTTTTATTGCTAATGTATAGAATCAAGCACAGTCACTTTGTCAAACAGAAGGAAAGGGCATACACAAGATGTGGCCTCTCCTCAGATGCCTCAGGGTCAAAACGCACAGAAAATGTCACCTGGCCGCCACCCGTCCAGCACCACTTTAAGATGATGTGTTGAGTATTCTAGAGTCTGAGGAGTCAGACCTCTCGTCATAGTCGTCCTCGGTGTAAATGGACTGCTTTGACACAATTGGACACCCATCATCAGGGATGGAAATCCGAGGGTCTTCCGTGGCGCGGGCAGGAAGGACGGGCGAGCTTCTGAAGACGCTGGTAGAGTTACTGGGGAAAGGACTGACATACTGGGACCTCAGCTGATACTGCTGCTGCAGCGTCATGGTGTTCCACAGGGTGACATCACTGGGCAAAAAGGGGCTCGACTGGTTTCTCGCCAAAGTATTCCTCAGCATCAGCGGGTACCGGGGTGGCTGGGGGAAAGGGTGCTGCAGAGGCACAGCCAAGGGATTGGGGACAACATTACTAGAGTCGGCAGAAAACCTCAACGTGTCTGGGACTCGAAAGGCTGATCCCACAGACCATTTGGAAGACGAGATGGGGTAGGAGCTCAAGGTGTGTTCAAAGATGTGCCCATTAGAGGGCAACACTAGACTCTCAGGTTCTGCGGAAGTTCGCTCTGCTCCCGTGACTGAGGATCGGCTGGACAGAAGGACTTCCACGGCGCTCACCAGGTCCCCGCCACAGCCCTTGAGGATGAGCTCAAGCACCGTTGGCTTCTGGTTGGGGAATATCTTTTTTAACACTTCAAGCGGCGGTCTGTTGGCTTTCAAGCTGAAGGGCAGAGAAACAGTCCCCGAGGGGCCCTCAATCAGGAGGTGATTCTGCTCCGCGTGATACCTGGGGCTGTCAGGCCGGCTCTCGGGGTTGCCTCCGTTTTTCTGGACAGCGTATCCCCCTTCATCCACGGACACTATCTCAGGGCTCTCAGGGGTGAAGCAGCCCTTATTCTTTGCCACATCTGGGGAACTCCTCTGGTCAGTGTCTTTGTCACTGAAGACCTCTGTATTGTCTGCCGAGTTGCCGTCTCCAAGTCGTTCTTCAGTCATATCTGAAAAACAGAACAGCTGAGTTAATCTTTTCCTGGTGTGCGTAAAGAGGAACAGATGTGCTCAGAAGAGACCTGTACACGTGCTTTTTGGAAGAGCAAATGCATCTCAATGGGTCATAATATACTacaagcctttttttaaaaattcgaaCTATATCACtggcaaatgaaacaaaaaccctGTAAATAAAGATCTAGAAATCAGAGTGGCTTCCTGGAATGCTTTGTGCAAGGAAGCTTGCCTTCAACATAGAATGGCTACATGAACCTGTAACATATGGCTTTCATAGCAGTAACAATCTCGATAGAGAGCCTCTTTGGGAGGAGGGGTAGGGGACTCCTGGAAGAGCAAAGCTCAGGGAGAAACAGGAAAATTAGCTCAGCTTGTCTTCCGGCTCCTCTTCTGCAAATAAGGTCCCCAGCTGTAATCTAGGGATAGTACCATCCAGATACCCACAGGGAATTTTAATATCTTAAATCTATTTTCCCATAGGCTGATTTTGTGTTAAATATGTCTTATGAACGAATCAGTATATTGCATCAGGTTACCATATACAATAGCTAGCTAATTCAATTGCTGAAGTGAAAGATACCCCTATCCATTGAAATCTTTCATAAGAAGCCACTTGAGGGATTGGCAAACTTGGTTGCCAATAACTTGGACTAGAAAGCAAACGAAACCAGCTATGAATTCTGGATGGCAGGATAAGTTGctggagaggaaaaaaggaagtggcTAGAAAGGGTTGGTTAAATTGCACGGGGGCATTATCCATCAATGAAACAACGCATCACACTCCACCGCCACGGGTGGCACGAGGCAGATACCTGTGCAGGAACTGTTTTGCTGGTAAAGTTCATGGAAAGGACTTGAAGATACCTTTTTTTAAAGCCAGTGAAATTTGAAGATACCTTTTTATATTATAtgaaaagaagaaggagggaaaaaaaagcttCCCAAATAAAGCAGAGACTTGCGATAAAGTAAACCAGTTGCAAATTTAACATCTTGACCTAAGAACATTTTTACTTAACAGCTGGTAATATTGCAGGGCTAAGCACACAGAAAAGAGTAAGTCAGAGTGGTTTGCTTTGCAGTAGTAAATTCTAACAGGACTTTAtaataaagaaacatattttttagTAGCAAGCTATTTGCAAATAGAGTTTTGTCCTTTTTTGAAACACGCACTGGCTGTGGCTACTCAAAGCCAGGGTAGCTGATCGAAAGATGAAAATTCGTAACGACCCAGTTGTTGAGTTGTAAACAATTGCTTTGCCTGTGTTTTCTGCTGCCCTGCCTGAATAGCTTCATTGTTGCCTTCTCTGTGGGCACACCtgatgatatacagatagccagCCGGTGAAATTTCATCAAAGCACCCTCTAGAAACAATCTTCTCCTACACTTGTCATTTTAAAAGCCTTAAGGGCCTACTTATGAACATTCTTCTAATACAGGATGTATCTTAAGtgtaaccaaaaaacaaaactttgtgaAATTTCATCAAAGCACCTTCTAGAAACCATCTTCTCCTacacttgttatttattttaaaagccttaAAGGCCTACTTAGAAACATTCTTCTAATACAGGATGTATCTCAGatgtaaccaaaaaccaaaactttGGCCTTTAACAAAGCAATAAATATGTGGCAAACATAAGTAAATACACTTTAAAACACTCTTAAATTACCTCAGTGCAAGTGTCAACATACATCTGATAGGAATTCATACTTATcccaaatttgcattttaattaaactgcttcttttttaatataaaatataaggttTCCAATGAGAGGTTCATTTGCATCACATACATATGAAGCCATCTTCACTTTATATAATGACTCTATAGAAAGACTCTACTGTAGAATGACTCtatttttgaaagagaaattTGACATATTCTCTCCTACAACTTCTTAGGATGGGGGACACAGCTTTTACCTCTTGAGTTAATGTATTTGAACTCATGTCCTtgattcaaaagagaaaaacagcaacaaaaaggctTCTATAGATTTACTTTATAATCAGCTAGATCTATTTAAATGTTCCTGACTCATGACCCATACATACTTCTTGGCTGTTACTCTAttattaaacatttgaaaattattaaacaCTTGAAAAGTGATAGTATATTAATATACTATCACTTTTAGAAATTGGAAAAACAAGTCAAATACTCTCCCCATGTAAATATGGACATAAAGTACTTCTTTAAAATACTATGTACTTCTAAacagtttccttattttttaattttagcctaaTTATCAGCACCAAGTATTTATATTTCTGCACGATACTGGGAGAAACAGAATAAAGGATGAAAAACACCAAGAAGTGTAAGACCCACACCTAGCTTATGGACCTTATCTTCTAGCTGGGGAAATAAGACACACATGCAGGAGAAGAAGCAAACAGGGCCTGGCAGCATTTGCTAAGCCTCAAATACGACACACGTTGTATAccaatgttcatggcagcagCATTCACATGGCAgcatagccaaaaggtgaaagcaacccaaatgtccatcagtgccTGAATGTATAAAACgtggtgtacacacacacacacacacacacatacacacacagtgggatattattcagccttaaaaaggaatggaattctgatacatgctataacatggatgaaccttgagaacattaggctaagtgaaataagccagacacaaaaggacaaatactgtatgactcTACTTATATTCGATACCAAGAATAGGGAAATTCAGAGAGAAAGTAGTGTGGTGGTTGCAAGGGGCTGGGAGGaaaagggaatggggagttattgtttaatgggtatggagtttctgtCTGGAATGATGAAAAGgttctgaagatggatggtggtgatggttgcacaacattttgaataaatgccactgaattgtacccctaaaaatggttaaaattgtaaactttatgttatatatactttaccacaataaaaaaagaaaaatatatgccaCACAGTGTCATAGTAATATAGAGAATGAGGAGA
This window encodes:
- the DMRT3 gene encoding doublesex- and mab-3-related transcription factor 3, with product MNGYGSPYLYMGGPVSQPPRAPLQRTPKCARCRNHGVLSWLKGHKRYCRFKDCTCEKCILIIERQRVMAAQVALRRQQANESLESLIPDSLRALSGPPPPGDAAAAPQPPPASQPSQPQPPRPAAELAAAAALRWTAEPQPGALQAQLAKPDMTEERLGDGNSADNTEVFSDKDTDQRSSPDVAKNKGCFTPESPEIVSVDEGGYAVQKNGGNPESRPDSPRYHAEQNHLLIEGPSGTVSLPFSLKANRPPLEVLKKIFPNQKPTVLELILKGCGGDLVSAVEVLLSSRSSVTGAERTSAEPESLVLPSNGHIFEHTLSSYPISSSKWSVGSAFRVPDTLRFSADSSNVVPNPLAVPLQHPFPQPPRYPLMLRNTLARNQSSPFLPSDVTLWNTMTLQQQYQLRSQYVSPFPSNSTSVFRSSPVLPARATEDPRISIPDDGCPIVSKQSIYTEDDYDERSDSSDSRILNTSS